The Myxococcales bacterium region GCGGGGTCATGTCGCCTTCTGCGATCTTCACGGCGACGCCACGAATGACGCTGGCGCTCTGCCTCTCGAGGGTACGAACACCGGCCTCGCGCGTGTAGCTCTCGATGATGATCTCGACGGCGGGGTCGGTGATCTTCAGGAGGTCGGGGGTGATGCCGTGCTCTTCGATCTGCTTGGGAATGAGGTGTTGGCGCGCGATGGCGAGCTTCTCGCGGCGCGTGTAGCCGGGGATCTCGAGGATCTCCATGCGGTCACGGAGCGGCGCGGGAATGGGATCGGCGACGTTCGCCGTAGCGATGAACATCACGTTGGAGAGGTCGAAGGGGATCTCCAGGTAGTGATCCGCAAAGGTGTTGTTCTGCTCGGGATCGAGGACCTCGAGGAGCGCCGCCGCGGGGTCGCCGCGGAAGTCGTGCCCGATCTTGTCGATCTCATCCATCATGAAGATCGGGTTGATAGTCCCGGCCTTCTTCATGCCCTGGATGATTTGCCCCGGAAGCGCGCCGACGTAGGTCCGTCGATGGCCGCGGATTGCGGCCTCGTCGTGCACGCCACCGAGCGAGATGCGATGGAACTTGCGTCCCAAGGACCGCGCGATGGAACGGCCAAGGGAGGTCTTTCCGACGCCCGGCGGGCCTAGGAGGCAAAGGATCGGTCCCTTCTTGTCCTTCTTGAGCTTGCGCACAGCGAGGTACTCGAGGATTCGCTTCTTGACCTTCTCGAGGCCGTAGTGGTCCTCGTCGAGGACGCGACGCACCTGGGCGATGTCCAGGTTGTCGGGCGTCGACGTGTGCCAGGGCAGATCGAGGATCCAATCGAGGTACGTCCGGACGACCGTGTACTCAGCCGAGCCCACCTGCATGTTGCGGAGGCGCTTGAGCTGCTTCTTGGCAACCTGCTCCGCCTCGCCGGGCAGGTTTGCCTTCGCGATGCGTTCCTCAAGGCCGTCGAGATCACCCTGGTCGTTGTCGTCTTCGCCCAGCTCTTCCTTGATGGCCTTGAGCTGCTGACGAAGGACATACTCGCGCTGGTTTTTGCCCATCTCCTCTTTGATTTGCGAGTTGATACGCTCGCGCATCTTGAGGATTTCGAGCTGCCGCGTGAGGAGCTTCAGGACCTTGCGAATGCGGTCCTTCACCTCCGTCGTCTCGAGCAGCTGGGCCTTCTCGTCGACGGGCGCGTCGAGGTTCGCGGCCACAAGGTCCGCGAGCGCACCGGGCGCCTGGATGGAGTCGATGAGCGAGCCGGCCTCTCGCGGTAGCTCCGGCATGAGCTGAATGACCTGCTTGGCGATGTCGCGGAGGCTCATGCTGAGCGCCTCTGCCTCGTCGTCATCGAGCCCGCTCTCTTCGAGGCGCTCGATGCGCGCCTTCAAGTAGGGCGCCGTGCCGGTCACGTCGCGCAAGCGAATGCGCACGAGGCCCTGCAGGATGAGCGAGTAGTTGCCAGAGCTGTGCTTCAGCGCCTTGAGAACGCGCGCCGCGCACCCCACGACGTGTAGATCGTCCTGACCCGGGTCATCGGTGGATGGGTCTTTCTGCGCGAAGATCGCGATAACCGGCGCGCTCAGGTTGTCGACATCTTCGACGAGCGCAACAGACTTCTCGCGGCCGACGTCGAAGGGAGCGACGGCACCTGGAAAGAGCACGGCATTGCGAATGGGGAGGACGGGGAGCTCGTCACCGAACTGGACGACGTCTTCGTCCTGGGGCTTCCCCTTTTTCTCGGACATTGATCACCTCGTGAGGTTCAAGCAGTGAGCCTATCACGCGAACATTTGTGGCAAATCGGCATTTTCAAGGAACCGCCGAGGAGCCAACGTAGGCACGGCGTCACGGATGAGAAAGGGGGGCTCGTCGTTTCTCCTTTCTGGATGGCACGGCAGAGAGCCCTCCCCTTGCGAGGGAAGAGCGCGTAGTCTTCGAAGGCGGTGTCGCCCAAGGAGCTGAGCGCGAGACTCGAGGCAGCGGCAGCGAGGCTGTCGGGCGTCGAGAAGAAGCGAATGCCCGGCGGCTACGCGTTGTTCGTCGCCGGGAAGATCTTCGCCAACGTGACCGTCGAGGGCCGCATCGGCGTGAAGCTCACGGTGCCGTGGTGCTTCGAGGATCTCGCCGCCATGCCTGGGGCCGCACCGTGGGCCCTCGGTAAGAAGGTCATGGAGCACTGGGTGCTTCTGCCGGAGGCGCTCGCCGCCGACGACGTCACGTTGCGCGAGTGGGTGGAGCGCGCGTTCTCGTGCGTGACCGACAAGCTGCCAAGCCGGCGCGCCGACGTCCCCCCGCCTACGGCGCGCTCAAGTGTTCCGCTGCCACCACCAACACTCAACGGGACGCGCACCAAGTCGAACCCCGTGAGGGAAGCCTCGATCCCTCCGCCCATTCGCCGACCTTCCGTCCCTATCCGCGAAGGCCTCCCGCCCGTTCCGTCGCGCCCCGCGGTGCGCCGCGACGAGCGCGAGACGCCGGCCTTGCCACCGGTCGCGCGCTCCTCGAAGCCGCTGGTGACGCCGCCGCCGCCGTCGGGCGGGTTTGACCTCTCGAGCTACGCGCCGCCGCCCCCTTCGTCGGTGGGGATTCGCGTCGTTCCGCGCGATGCCAAGTCTCCCTACGAGGAGACGCTCGTCGGCGTCCCGGCGCCGCCGTCGTCCTCGACGCCGCTGCCCGACGCGCCGTCGACGCCGCCCCGACCCAAGCGGGGCTCCTAGCGTCTCACGCGCTCGCGACGTCGACGTCGTGTTCGAGCGTGTGAATGGCGACGCCGGTCGCGATCTTCGGGAAGAAGAAGGTCGACTTCTGCGGCATGACCTCGCCGGCCTCGGCGACGCGCCGAACGTCGCGGACGGGCGTCGCGTTCATCAGAAAGAGCGCCTGGCCCTTGCCTCCGCGAAGCTCCGCGAGCGCGCGCGGCGCGTCCTGCGGGTAGTAGAGGTTCGTCTTCTGCGCCTGAGCCTCTTTCGTCACGCCGAGGACCGCTTCGAGCAGACCCGAGTGAAGGAGCGCTACGTCGGTCCGACGGAGCTCCGCGTGAAGCTCCGCCAGCGTCGCGTGTTTCGCGAGGTCGACGTCGCCGCGGAGCGTGAGGAGCGCGGCTCGGCCATCGGAAGCGCACACCACGAGCGAGGGTGCGCCCTTTCCAGCGTCGGCCAGCGACGCGAGGAGCGCTGGCGCGTCGGCGCCATCGGCGAGCGGCCTTACGTCGAAGAGCTCACGCGCGCCCCTGAGTGCCCCGTCCCAGTCGAAGCTCGCGAGCGAGTGCAGGTGTCGGTGCGTCGGAAACACCACGAGGTTCGGGTCGTCGCCGTTGGCCAAGAAGGCCATGAAGTAGCGATGCCGCCCCCGCGCCGACGCGTTCGGCACCGCCGCGTCGACCTCGCTGGAATAGCGCAGGGCCGTCTCGTAGCGATGGTGTCCGTCGGCGATGAGCAGCGACGAGTCGGCGATCTTGCGCACGATGGCGCGCATCGCTTCGGGCTTCCGGACCTTCGAGACCACGTGGCGCACGCCATCGTCGGTCGAGAACTCCGCCAACGGTTCGGCCTCGGCAAGCGCCGGCGCGAGCGCGTCGTCAGCATCGCGGTACAGCATGAAGCCGGGGCTCAGGTTCGTACGCGTCGCACGGAAGAGCTTGAGGCGATCTTCCTTGGGGCCCGACAACGTGCGCTCGTGCGGAAGGATGACGCGCTCGGAGAACGGGCTCAGTCGGACGAGCGCAAAGAACCCCCGACGGGTGATGGGGGCCGCGCCGCTCGGCGCGCCCGGCGGAAGGAAGGTTTGGTCGTAGCGCAGGAAGGCCGGCACGTCGTCGCGGACGAGGGTTCCGTCTTTGCGCCAGCTCTCGAAGATGCCAGCCGCGTTTGCGTATTTCGCGTCGCCGTCGCCGGAGGGAAGAATCAGTCGCACGATGTTGTGCGGGTCGCGCTCTTCAAGCGACGCGCGCTGAGGTGCGTCGATGACGTCGTACGGTGGGGCCACGACGCGACCCAGGTCGACACGCGAAAGATCGTAGCGAAGGGCTGTGAGCGGAGCGATCTCGGCCATGGCGGCGCAGTGTACTCGAACTGACGCGGCGGATGGCCAGCGCAAGCGCGCATCTTTGCGCCCGCCGCGCGCAGGGACGTCTAGCGAAGGGCTCGAAAGCCAATGTCGCGCCGCAGCTGCTTGCCGCGAAAGTCGATGCGGTCGGCCATCCGATAGGCGACGTCACGCGCCTCTTTGAGGGAGGCGCCGAGCCCTGTCACCGCGAGCACGCGGCCCCCGGCGGTCACGAGCGCTTCGCCTTCGCGACGCGTCCCCGCGTGAGAGACGAGGCAGTCCGGCTCGTCCTCGCCGAGCCCCGAGATGGCGTCGCCGATCCGTGGCGATGCCGGATACCCCTCCGCCGCTAGCACGACGGAGAGCGCGGCCCGCTGGTGCTCCGGTGCGAGCGGCATCGTCGCGAGCCGCTCGGTGTCGCCTTTGGCGGTGGCCATGAACAGGTCCCACAGATCGCCGCCAAAGAGGGGCAAGATGCACGTCGTTTCCGGGTCGCCGAAGCGGACGTTGAACTCCAGAACGCGGGGAATGCCGCGCTCGATCATGAGCCCTACGAACAAGACACCGCGGTAGTCGAGCCCGTCTTCAAGGAGACCGCGCAGCGTGGGCTCGACGATCGTGAGCACGATGCGCTCTTCGACCTCACGGTCCACGAGCGGCGCGGGAGCGTACGCGCCCATGCCGCCGGTGTTGGGTCCACGATCGCCGTCGAAGATGCGCTTGTGATCTTGCGAGGGCGCGAGGGCGACGCTCGCCACACGTCCTTCAGAAGCGGAGCAGACGACGTGGAAGCTCACCTCTTCGCCGGGGAGAAGCTCCTCCACGACGACGCGCGCACCGCTATCGCCAAAGACGCGCTTGACCATCATGTCGTCTATGGCGCGAGCGGCCTCTTCCGCGTCACCGGCGACCACAACGCCCTTGCCAGCGGCGAGGCCGTCGGCCTTCACCACGAGCGGTCGAGCTTCGCGGCGCACGTAGTCCAGCGCTTCGGCGGGGTCGTCGAAGACGCGGTACGCGGCCGTGGGGATTTGGTGGCGCGACAAGAAGTCCTTCATGAAGGACTTCGAGCCTTCGAGACGAGCCGCCGCGCGGCCGGGGCCGAAGACCGGGATCGACGCAGCGCGCAGCGCGTCAGCCAGCCCCTTCGTTAGCGGAAGCTCCGGCCCCACGACGACGAGGTCGACATCCAGCGAACGGGCGAGCTCCGTCACCGCGGCCGTATCGTCGACGGGCGCCGCGATGACGCGGCCCAACGCCGCGAGGCCTGGGTTTCCCGGTGCGGCCACGACCTCGGCGCCGCCGGCCACAAGGGCGCGGGCGATGGCGTGCTCCCTCGCGCCCCCGCCCACGATCAAGGCCTTTCGCCGCTCGCGGTGCCCTGGGGCCCGTCCCTGTGCAGAGTTCATCCGAGCCATGTACCACGCGGCGAAAGGAAGGTAATCTCGGTCCCGTGGCGGACGAAACTCGTCAACAACCGGTGGCCATCCGCGTCACGCGTCCCTACGCGTCGGCCGAGGAGTTCTTGGAGCACGAGCTCGAGACGCTCACGCGGACGAGCGTGACGCTCATTGGCGCCCAGCCGAGGCCCAAGGGCGTCATCTTACGCTTCGAGGTCGCGATGCCGAGCGGCGGTCAGCTCCTTCGTGGCGAAGGGCGCGTCGTCGGATTCAAGGAAAACGCGCTCGGTGACCAGCCGGGTCTCGTGCTCAGGTTCACGAGGCTCGACACCAAATCGAAGGCCCTCGTCGACCGCGCCGCCGCGATACGCGAAGGACGCGCCCGCGCCGCGCTCCAAGCCGCGATGGGTGAGGACTCGATGGCACCGGCGGCACCGTCGCTTCCGCCGGGTTCGATTCCGCCGGGCTCCATCGCCCCCATGTCGATGGTGCAGTCGCCACCGCCCCCGATGGTGACCTCCTCGCCGAGCCATGCCTCCCCGCTCCACGAGCCAAGCGGTCGCCGCGGCGAGAGTCTCGCGGCCTACGAGCGGCCGAGCGCACCGGGGCTCCCGTCGTCGAGTCGACCGATGCCACCGAGCTCCGTCGGCGCCATGCCTTCGAGTTCGTCGCCACACCCCTTCGATGAGTCGACGTTTGCTAGCGATAGCGCCCCGGTCCCGCCGCCGCCATCGAGCGACACACGCGTCGAGGTGGCCGCTCCGAGCCGCGCACCGGCACCGATTTCATCGGGCAATCTCCCACCGTCTTCCGCGGGGACCGTTGCGCCGGCCACGCGTCCCGCAGACGTGGACCCCATCGCGCCCGTTCAAACCCGCTCGAACCACGCCCCGGCGCAGACGGCGGCGCGGTCCCCCGTCGGCCCGGGGCCCGACCGCCCGGCGAACCGGGAAGAATTGCTCGAACGCCTCCGGCTTCGCGGCAAGGAGCTCTCGGAGTCCCGCGCCTCCGCCCTCGTAGCCCGCGCCCGCGGATAGGCCGGCCCCGGCCAATCGGGCGGCGTCAATCCGCTCGGCATGCCCGCCCAGCCGGGCGACAGCGACTTGCGTGCCCCGGCAAATCGTTCCCGTGTCCGTAGCATTTGCACCGCTGCGAGGAGCGGCCTATGAGTGGAGGGCCTCGTTTTCTGGCGCACCGTCGCGGAGTTTGCCTTGAGCAGTGGAGCATCCAGCCCGTCAGCACCGCGACGCATCGGCGTCTTCGGGCTCGGCGTGATTGCGCCAGGAGCCGCCAACGTGGCGGCCCTGGTGGCGCGCCTTAGCGCCGCGCGCACGGGGCTCGCCCCCACACACGGGACGACGCTCGGTGACGGCCTCTTCCTGGTGGGCGATCCGGATTTCTCGTTCGAGACCTACGCCCCGTGGATCACGGCGCGACACGGCGACGCGTCCTTCGCGCGGCTTCGCACCAAGTGCGGCGAAAACGTGCAACTTGCAATCGGCGCCACCATCCAGGCGCTCGAAACGGACCCGCGGCTCGAGCGCGCCGCGAAAGAGCTCGACGAAGCCTGCCACGTCTACGTGGGCTCCGGCGTCGGCGACCTCCCCGAGAGCTACGCCGCCGTGCGTTCGCTCGATCGCGCGGTCCGCGACTGGAATCACTTCTGGGCAGACCCGACTCGCTGCTCCGCGCGTCACCGCTTCGAGGGCGAAGGGCAGGTCCCGGACGCAGCGCCGCCGCCGCCGGCCCCCGAGACGTTCGCCGCGGACTCGGCTGAACGCTTCGACGCCATCGTGGCTTGGGATGCGTATTGGGCCGCCCTCTCCGACGGACTCCGGGCGTTCCTCGAGCGCTTCCGCGCCATTGAAGAACTCGCCGCCGACGACACCGACGGTGAAAAGGCGCACCTCAGCGCGATTCGGAAGCGCACGCGCGCACAACGAGCGCTCACCGACGAGCTGGGCTGCCCGCCGCCGCCGTGGACCGCCGTCAGCGCCAACCTCATCTGGAACATCCAGAACGCGCCGGCTGCACAAATCACGATGCTGCTGGGCGTTCACGGCGAGGCGTGGGCGCCCGTCGGCGCTTGCTCCACCTTCGGCGTCGCGCTCAAGTGTGGCCGTGACGCCATCCTCCGCGGCGACGCGAAGATGGCCATCGTCGGCACGACCGATCCGCGGCCCGATCCGGCGCTGTGTGCGGCCTTTTACGGCGCGCGCGTCATGCCCGGCACGGGCAAGGTCAACGCGCCCTTCACATCGCTCCGCGGGACGCACCTCTCGGGAGGCTCGTGCGTTTGGATCCTCGGCGACGCTGACTATTTCGCCGAGCGGGGCCTCGAGCCGGCCTTCGGCTACGTCGATGCGGTAGCCCTCTCCTCCGACGCGGAGCACATCATCACGCCGTCTCGATCGGGCCCCAAGGTCGCCATCCGGCGCGCGTACCAGGAGGCGGGCATTGGGCCGGCCGACGTCGCCGTCATCGACTTGCACGCCACCGGGACGCCGGGCGATCTGAACGAGCTTGCCCTCGTCCACGAGTTCACGACCGACACGACGCGCATCACCGCGCGGAAGGGCCAGCTGGGCCACGG contains the following coding sequences:
- the lon gene encoding endopeptidase La, with amino-acid sequence MSEKKGKPQDEDVVQFGDELPVLPIRNAVLFPGAVAPFDVGREKSVALVEDVDNLSAPVIAIFAQKDPSTDDPGQDDLHVVGCAARVLKALKHSSGNYSLILQGLVRIRLRDVTGTAPYLKARIERLEESGLDDDEAEALSMSLRDIAKQVIQLMPELPREAGSLIDSIQAPGALADLVAANLDAPVDEKAQLLETTEVKDRIRKVLKLLTRQLEILKMRERINSQIKEEMGKNQREYVLRQQLKAIKEELGEDDNDQGDLDGLEERIAKANLPGEAEQVAKKQLKRLRNMQVGSAEYTVVRTYLDWILDLPWHTSTPDNLDIAQVRRVLDEDHYGLEKVKKRILEYLAVRKLKKDKKGPILCLLGPPGVGKTSLGRSIARSLGRKFHRISLGGVHDEAAIRGHRRTYVGALPGQIIQGMKKAGTINPIFMMDEIDKIGHDFRGDPAAALLEVLDPEQNNTFADHYLEIPFDLSNVMFIATANVADPIPAPLRDRMEILEIPGYTRREKLAIARQHLIPKQIEEHGITPDLLKITDPAVEIIIESYTREAGVRTLERQSASVIRGVAVKIAEGDMTPRVIDDADKVREFLGAQKYTSEVAERTEEAGVCTGLAWTSVGGEILFIEATRMYGSGKLQLTGQLGDVMKESAQAALSYVRANSHVFGIPKDFLDKSDIHIHIPAGAMPKDGPSAGVTMFTALVSMLTGVRVRHDVAMTGEITLRGRVLPIGGLKEKVLAAHRAGIKRVIVPERNKADLDEVPQEIKDALEFVFASKMEQVLEAALEEKLQPKPIDEAQPPAN
- a CDS encoding TfoX/Sxy family protein is translated as MSPKELSARLEAAAARLSGVEKKRMPGGYALFVAGKIFANVTVEGRIGVKLTVPWCFEDLAAMPGAAPWALGKKVMEHWVLLPEALAADDVTLREWVERAFSCVTDKLPSRRADVPPPTARSSVPLPPPTLNGTRTKSNPVREASIPPPIRRPSVPIREGLPPVPSRPAVRRDERETPALPPVARSSKPLVTPPPPSGGFDLSSYAPPPPSSVGIRVVPRDAKSPYEETLVGVPAPPSSSTPLPDAPSTPPRPKRGS
- a CDS encoding DUF1015 domain-containing protein encodes the protein MAEIAPLTALRYDLSRVDLGRVVAPPYDVIDAPQRASLEERDPHNIVRLILPSGDGDAKYANAAGIFESWRKDGTLVRDDVPAFLRYDQTFLPPGAPSGAAPITRRGFFALVRLSPFSERVILPHERTLSGPKEDRLKLFRATRTNLSPGFMLYRDADDALAPALAEAEPLAEFSTDDGVRHVVSKVRKPEAMRAIVRKIADSSLLIADGHHRYETALRYSSEVDAAVPNASARGRHRYFMAFLANGDDPNLVVFPTHRHLHSLASFDWDGALRGARELFDVRPLADGADAPALLASLADAGKGAPSLVVCASDGRAALLTLRGDVDLAKHATLAELHAELRRTDVALLHSGLLEAVLGVTKEAQAQKTNLYYPQDAPRALAELRGGKGQALFLMNATPVRDVRRVAEAGEVMPQKSTFFFPKIATGVAIHTLEHDVDVASA
- the purD gene encoding phosphoribosylamine--glycine ligase translates to MNSAQGRAPGHRERRKALIVGGGAREHAIARALVAGGAEVVAAPGNPGLAALGRVIAAPVDDTAAVTELARSLDVDLVVVGPELPLTKGLADALRAASIPVFGPGRAAARLEGSKSFMKDFLSRHQIPTAAYRVFDDPAEALDYVRREARPLVVKADGLAAGKGVVVAGDAEEAARAIDDMMVKRVFGDSGARVVVEELLPGEEVSFHVVCSASEGRVASVALAPSQDHKRIFDGDRGPNTGGMGAYAPAPLVDREVEERIVLTIVEPTLRGLLEDGLDYRGVLFVGLMIERGIPRVLEFNVRFGDPETTCILPLFGGDLWDLFMATAKGDTERLATMPLAPEHQRAALSVVLAAEGYPASPRIGDAISGLGEDEPDCLVSHAGTRREGEALVTAGGRVLAVTGLGASLKEARDVAYRMADRIDFRGKQLRRDIGFRALR
- a CDS encoding beta-ketoacyl synthase, which gives rise to MEGLVFWRTVAEFALSSGASSPSAPRRIGVFGLGVIAPGAANVAALVARLSAARTGLAPTHGTTLGDGLFLVGDPDFSFETYAPWITARHGDASFARLRTKCGENVQLAIGATIQALETDPRLERAAKELDEACHVYVGSGVGDLPESYAAVRSLDRAVRDWNHFWADPTRCSARHRFEGEGQVPDAAPPPPAPETFAADSAERFDAIVAWDAYWAALSDGLRAFLERFRAIEELAADDTDGEKAHLSAIRKRTRAQRALTDELGCPPPPWTAVSANLIWNIQNAPAAQITMLLGVHGEAWAPVGACSTFGVALKCGRDAILRGDAKMAIVGTTDPRPDPALCAAFYGARVMPGTGKVNAPFTSLRGTHLSGGSCVWILGDADYFAERGLEPAFGYVDAVALSSDAEHIITPSRSGPKVAIRRAYQEAGIGPADVAVIDLHATGTPGDLNELALVHEFTTDTTRITARKGQLGHGMANAGGWELTALALSLKDRVALPTGIPKGEIHPKALRRENIVTDAAPLGAGVGVKLMLGIGGITACVVLRGR